A single Micromonospora luteifusca DNA region contains:
- a CDS encoding glycoside hydrolase family 13 protein yields MISTANPPHAAADDWWRSAVVYQVYVRSFADSDGDGTGDLQGIRHRLPYLRDLGVDALWLTPFYTSPMVDGGYDVADYRDVDPMFGTLADFDAMITDAHALGLRIIIDLVPNHTSSAHRWFTAALAAGPGSPERARYLFAEGQGAHGELPPNDWESIFGGPAWTRIADGQWYLHLFDPAQPDLNWRHPEVRAEFEDVLRFWLDRGVDGFRIDVAHGMIKADGLPDVGFSTITTGQRQVELLGKGRLPYFDQDEVHEIYRAWRPILDSYPGGRMAVAEAWAETPQRLARYIGPDELHQAFSFDFLDATWSADSFHKVIDTALAEATIVGAPTTWVLSNHDKQRHVTRYGDGAEGLRRARAASLLMLALPGCAYLYQGEELGLPEVLDLPDELRQDPAFLRTGESRDGCRVPIPWSGAVAPYGFGPTGSELSWLPAPTTWRALSVAAQTGVPGSTLELYRAALRIRHAHPALALDADGITWLESGPGVLAFARTACDTTLTCVVNLSGAPVLIDGYGQPLVASDALTEQGSGHLLPVDAAAWLERR; encoded by the coding sequence ATGATCAGCACCGCCAACCCACCCCACGCCGCTGCCGACGACTGGTGGCGCTCCGCGGTCGTCTACCAGGTGTACGTCCGCAGCTTCGCCGACAGCGACGGCGACGGCACCGGTGACCTCCAGGGCATCCGGCACCGCCTGCCGTACCTGCGTGACCTCGGGGTGGACGCGCTCTGGCTGACCCCCTTCTACACCTCACCGATGGTCGACGGCGGGTACGACGTCGCCGACTACCGGGACGTCGATCCGATGTTCGGCACCCTCGCCGACTTCGACGCGATGATCACCGACGCGCACGCCCTCGGCCTGCGGATCATCATCGACCTGGTGCCCAACCACACCTCCAGCGCGCACCGCTGGTTCACCGCCGCCCTCGCCGCCGGCCCCGGCTCGCCGGAGCGGGCCCGCTACCTCTTCGCCGAGGGTCAGGGCGCGCACGGCGAGCTGCCCCCGAACGACTGGGAGAGCATCTTCGGCGGCCCGGCCTGGACCCGGATCGCGGACGGTCAGTGGTACCTGCACCTGTTCGACCCGGCCCAGCCGGACCTGAACTGGCGCCACCCGGAGGTCCGTGCCGAATTCGAGGACGTGCTGCGGTTCTGGTTGGACCGGGGCGTGGACGGATTCCGCATCGACGTGGCGCACGGCATGATCAAGGCGGACGGGCTGCCGGACGTGGGTTTCAGCACGATCACCACCGGCCAGCGTCAGGTCGAACTGCTCGGCAAGGGTCGGCTGCCCTACTTCGACCAGGACGAGGTGCACGAGATCTACCGCGCCTGGCGGCCCATCCTGGACAGCTACCCGGGCGGTCGGATGGCCGTCGCCGAGGCGTGGGCCGAGACGCCGCAGCGCCTGGCCCGCTACATCGGCCCGGACGAGCTGCACCAGGCGTTCAGCTTCGACTTCCTCGACGCCACCTGGTCGGCCGACTCGTTCCACAAGGTGATCGATACCGCGCTGGCCGAGGCGACAATTGTCGGCGCGCCCACCACCTGGGTGCTGTCCAACCACGACAAACAGCGGCACGTCACCCGCTACGGCGACGGTGCCGAAGGGCTGCGCCGGGCCCGCGCCGCCAGCCTGCTGATGCTCGCCCTACCCGGCTGCGCCTACCTCTACCAGGGCGAGGAACTGGGCCTGCCGGAGGTCCTCGACCTCCCCGACGAGCTGCGCCAGGACCCGGCGTTCCTGCGCACCGGCGAAAGCCGCGACGGTTGCCGGGTGCCCATCCCGTGGAGCGGTGCGGTGGCCCCGTACGGCTTCGGGCCGACCGGCAGCGAGTTGAGCTGGCTGCCCGCCCCGACGACCTGGCGGGCCCTGTCCGTCGCCGCGCAGACCGGCGTGCCCGGCTCGACACTGGAGTTGTATCGGGCGGCGCTGCGGATCCGCCACGCGCACCCGGCGCTGGCCCTCGACGCCGACGGGATCACCTGGCTGGAGAGCGGGCCCGGCGTGCTGGCCTTCGCCCGCACCGCCTGCGACACCACGTTGACCTGCGTGGTCAACCTCAGCGGCGCGCCGGTCCTGATCGACGGGTACGGTCAGCCGCTCGTCGCCAGCGACGCGCTCACCGAGCAGGGCTCCGGCCATCTGTTGCCCGTTGACGCGGCCGCCTGGTTGGAACGGCGATAA
- a CDS encoding LacI family DNA-binding transcriptional regulator gives MRARLSDIAQQAEVSEATVSRVLNDRPGVAPETRQAVLTALDVLGYERPARLRKRSAGLVGLVVPELDNPIFPAFAQVIESTLAQSGFTPVLCTQTAGGVTEDEYVEMLLDRQVSGIVFVSGLHADTAANHDRYRALLARPLPVVMINGYVPDIGAPFVSCDDREAAELAVAHLVALGHRRIGLITGPDRFVPVQRKVSGWRSAMTRLAGVAQSDLGPLAELSLFGVEGGEAAAGRLLDRGVTGVVCGSDLMALGAIRAARQRGLSVPDDLSVVGYDDSPLMAFTDPPLTTMRQPVTAMAVAAVRALVDEINGYGAPHSEYLFRPELVVRGSTAVVPTAARLSYARSA, from the coding sequence ATGCGCGCTCGACTGTCCGACATCGCCCAGCAGGCCGAAGTCAGCGAGGCCACGGTGTCGCGGGTGCTCAACGACCGCCCCGGCGTGGCCCCGGAGACCCGGCAGGCCGTCCTCACCGCCCTCGACGTGCTCGGCTACGAGCGCCCGGCCCGGCTACGCAAGCGCAGCGCCGGTCTGGTCGGCCTGGTCGTGCCGGAGCTGGACAACCCGATCTTCCCCGCCTTCGCCCAGGTCATCGAGTCGACCCTGGCGCAGAGCGGGTTCACTCCGGTGCTCTGCACCCAGACCGCCGGCGGCGTGACCGAGGACGAGTACGTCGAGATGCTGCTGGACCGGCAGGTCTCCGGGATCGTCTTCGTCTCCGGCCTGCACGCCGACACCGCCGCCAACCACGACCGCTACCGGGCGCTGCTGGCCCGACCGCTGCCGGTCGTCATGATCAACGGGTACGTGCCGGACATCGGCGCCCCCTTCGTCTCCTGTGACGACCGGGAGGCCGCCGAGTTGGCGGTTGCCCACCTGGTCGCGCTCGGGCACCGGCGGATCGGCCTGATCACCGGCCCGGACCGGTTCGTTCCGGTGCAGCGCAAGGTGTCCGGCTGGCGCTCGGCGATGACCCGACTGGCCGGCGTCGCGCAGTCCGACCTGGGTCCGCTGGCCGAGCTGTCGCTGTTCGGCGTGGAAGGTGGCGAGGCGGCGGCCGGCCGTCTGCTGGACCGCGGCGTCACCGGCGTGGTCTGCGGTTCCGACCTGATGGCGCTCGGCGCGATCCGGGCGGCCCGCCAACGCGGCCTCAGCGTTCCCGACGACCTCTCCGTGGTCGGCTACGACGACTCACCGCTGATGGCCTTCACCGACCCGCCGCTGACGACCATGCGGCAGCCGGTCACCGCGATGGCGGTGGCGGCCGTCCGGGCCCTGGTGGACGAGATCAACGGGTACGGCGCTCCGCACTCCGAGTACCTGTTCCGCCCGGAGCTGGTGGTGCGCGGATCCACAGCTGTTGTTCCGACTGCAGCGCGGTTGTCTTACGCAAGATCTGCTTGA
- a CDS encoding sugar ABC transporter substrate-binding protein, with the protein MRIRTAGVVALFALALAASGCGGDSDEPAAKETPRAAGGKLVIWADDKRAVALKPFAEKFGQENGVTVEVQAVSKDLQTNFVTASQQGSGPDVVVGAHDWIGNLVQNGAIDPVQLSAEQKSGFNETAIKAVTFNGQLYGVPYAQENLALIRNTELAPEAPKTIEDLVANGKQLKAAKKVTETLCLQVGQNGDAYHIYPLYASAGGYLFGTGANGDYDPKDLGVGKPESIEAFKKIGALGEKGEGVLKRSIADTNSIATFTGKKCAYLVSGPWAVADVKKANITYDISAVPGFAGGKEAQPFVGVQAFYVAAKGKNKALAQEFVANYTTTPELAVALYQAEPRPPALTAALDQVKGSDPDLAKFQEAGKNGQVLPAIPAMAAIWDPFGKAEAAVIGGADPTSTITAAGKTISGQIK; encoded by the coding sequence ATGCGCATCCGTACCGCGGGTGTGGTCGCCCTCTTCGCCCTGGCACTCGCCGCCTCCGGTTGCGGTGGCGACAGCGACGAGCCGGCCGCGAAGGAGACCCCCAGGGCCGCCGGCGGCAAACTGGTCATCTGGGCGGACGACAAGCGCGCCGTCGCCCTCAAGCCGTTCGCCGAGAAGTTCGGCCAGGAGAACGGCGTCACCGTCGAGGTCCAGGCCGTCAGCAAGGACCTGCAGACCAACTTCGTCACCGCCTCCCAGCAGGGCAGCGGTCCGGACGTGGTGGTCGGCGCGCACGACTGGATCGGCAACCTCGTGCAGAACGGCGCGATCGACCCCGTGCAGCTCTCCGCCGAGCAGAAGAGCGGATTCAACGAGACCGCCATCAAGGCGGTCACCTTCAACGGTCAGCTCTACGGCGTGCCGTACGCGCAGGAGAACCTGGCGTTGATCCGCAACACCGAACTGGCCCCCGAGGCGCCGAAGACCATCGAGGACCTGGTCGCCAACGGCAAGCAGCTCAAGGCGGCCAAGAAGGTCACCGAGACGCTCTGCCTCCAGGTCGGCCAGAACGGCGACGCGTACCACATCTACCCGCTGTACGCCTCGGCCGGCGGATACCTCTTCGGCACCGGTGCCAACGGTGACTACGACCCGAAGGACCTGGGCGTGGGCAAGCCCGAGTCCATCGAGGCCTTCAAGAAGATCGGTGCGCTGGGCGAGAAGGGCGAGGGCGTGCTCAAGCGCTCCATCGCGGACACCAACTCGATCGCCACCTTCACCGGGAAGAAGTGCGCGTACCTGGTCTCCGGGCCGTGGGCGGTGGCTGACGTCAAGAAGGCCAACATCACGTACGACATCTCGGCCGTTCCCGGTTTCGCCGGCGGCAAGGAGGCCCAGCCGTTCGTGGGCGTGCAGGCGTTCTACGTCGCCGCGAAGGGCAAGAACAAGGCGCTGGCCCAGGAGTTCGTGGCCAACTACACCACCACGCCCGAGCTGGCAGTCGCGCTCTACCAGGCCGAGCCCCGGCCGCCGGCGCTGACCGCCGCCCTGGACCAGGTCAAGGGCAGCGACCCGGATCTGGCCAAGTTCCAGGAGGCCGGTAAGAACGGTCAGGTGCTGCCGGCCATCCCGGCGATGGCCGCGATCTGGGACCCGTTCGGCAAGGCCGAGGCCGCCGTGATCGGCGGGGCCGACCCGACCAGCACCATCACCGCCGCCGGCAAGACCATCTCCGGCCAGATCAAGTAA
- a CDS encoding ABC transporter permease subunit, translated as MSTPPSGPGSVTRTPGREPAGSPPSRLPRPRPSGSRPSRSQVTRDHAPITLTGLAGKVLLLGLTAGVAVWAAFPLIAAGMWAGLALLAASTAGLFYLYLTRRHIPAKYLVPGTLFLIAFQVFPVIYTASTAFTNFGDGHRGSKDDAIVAIQSSSVTQVPGSAEYALSIATKGDPATGPLVFLVTDPGTGAVSIGDTGGLRQLDAADVTVGTAGKVTAADGYTVLNFGQASARSKEITDLVVPTAGGALRSSGLSRAYEGKAVRAYEAGCDCVRDTETGRTWTADEEAGAFVASDGERLAQGWKVNVGLRNFTRVLTDENISGPFLGTLIWNFAFAIGSTGGTFLLGMLIALALHSPRMRGTNLYRVLLVLPYAMPSFAMLLAWRDMFNADFGLINSLFGLDVDWFGQAWTARFAVILVQLWLGYPYMFLVATGALQAIPRELTEATSVDGASPWQSFRAVTLPLLLVALSPLLISSFAFNFNNFNAIYLTTEGAPFPADNPTNGATDLLITYTYRLAFGGQGAQFGFAAAISLFIFAIVAVVSAVSFRRTRQQEEVWA; from the coding sequence ATGAGTACGCCGCCGTCCGGCCCGGGGTCCGTCACGCGGACTCCGGGCCGGGAGCCCGCCGGCTCCCCACCCTCGCGCCTCCCGCGCCCACGTCCCTCGGGCTCGCGTCCCTCGCGCTCCCAGGTCACGCGCGACCACGCGCCGATCACCCTGACCGGGCTCGCCGGCAAGGTGCTCCTGCTCGGCCTGACCGCCGGTGTCGCGGTCTGGGCGGCATTCCCGCTCATCGCCGCCGGGATGTGGGCCGGCCTGGCCCTACTGGCGGCGTCCACCGCCGGGCTGTTCTACCTGTATCTCACCCGCCGGCACATCCCCGCCAAGTACCTGGTGCCGGGCACCCTGTTCCTGATCGCCTTCCAGGTCTTCCCGGTGATCTACACCGCCAGCACCGCCTTCACCAACTTCGGGGACGGGCACCGGGGCAGCAAGGACGACGCGATCGTCGCGATCCAGTCCTCCTCGGTCACCCAGGTACCCGGGTCCGCCGAGTACGCCCTGTCGATCGCCACCAAGGGCGACCCGGCCACCGGTCCGCTGGTTTTTCTGGTCACCGACCCGGGCACCGGCGCGGTCTCCATCGGTGACACCGGCGGGCTGCGGCAACTCGACGCCGCCGACGTCACCGTCGGCACGGCCGGCAAGGTCACCGCCGCCGACGGCTACACCGTGCTGAACTTTGGCCAGGCCAGCGCCCGCAGCAAGGAGATCACCGACCTGGTGGTCCCGACCGCCGGTGGCGCGCTGCGCTCCAGCGGCCTGTCCCGCGCGTACGAGGGCAAGGCGGTGCGGGCGTACGAGGCTGGTTGCGACTGCGTTCGGGACACCGAGACGGGGCGAACCTGGACCGCCGACGAGGAGGCGGGCGCGTTCGTCGCCTCCGACGGTGAGCGGCTGGCCCAGGGCTGGAAGGTCAACGTCGGGCTGCGCAACTTCACCCGCGTGCTCACGGACGAGAACATCTCCGGCCCGTTCCTCGGCACCCTGATCTGGAACTTCGCGTTCGCCATCGGCTCCACCGGCGGGACGTTCCTGCTCGGCATGCTGATCGCGCTCGCGCTGCACTCGCCCCGGATGCGCGGCACCAACCTCTACCGGGTGTTGCTGGTCCTGCCGTACGCCATGCCGTCGTTCGCGATGCTGCTGGCCTGGCGGGACATGTTCAACGCGGACTTCGGGCTGATCAACAGTCTGTTCGGGTTGGACGTCGACTGGTTCGGTCAGGCGTGGACGGCCCGCTTCGCGGTCATCCTGGTGCAGCTCTGGCTCGGGTACCCGTACATGTTCCTGGTGGCCACCGGCGCGTTGCAGGCCATCCCGCGCGAACTCACCGAGGCCACCTCGGTCGACGGGGCCTCACCCTGGCAGTCCTTCCGCGCGGTCACCCTGCCGTTGCTGCTGGTCGCACTCTCGCCGCTGCTGATCTCCTCGTTCGCGTTCAACTTCAACAACTTCAACGCGATCTACCTGACCACCGAGGGTGCGCCCTTCCCGGCGGACAACCCGACCAACGGCGCGACGGACCTGCTGATCACGTACACCTATCGGCTCGCCTTCGGCGGACAGGGCGCGCAGTTCGGCTTCGCCGCCGCGATCTCGCTGTTCATCTTCGCCATCGTCGCGGTGGTTTCCGCGGTCAGCTTCCGGCGGACCCGCCAACAGGAGGAGGTGTGGGCGTGA
- a CDS encoding sugar ABC transporter permease gives MSARSELASPAVANRRRSRWFAQVGWRHVVAVLAVLFSLFPIVFVLSAALNPLGTLSTTDLVPTGGVSLGNFGGLFERTAFGRWFLNSLLIAGVASFASVFLSALAAYAFSRMRFRGRRVGLLSLLLIQMFPQFLAIVAIYLIFGAITDLWPSIGFNTPWGLLLLYLGGALGVNTWLMKGFFDTLPRELDESATVDGASHAQVFFRIMLPLVAPILAVAGLLAFIGTINEFLMANVFLTSTDSKTLAVGMYGLLQSNERDSNFGIFAAGTLLTAIPTVLVFQLLQRYIVSGLTTGAVKG, from the coding sequence GTGAGCGCGAGGAGTGAGCTTGCGAGCCCCGCAGTCGCGAACAGGAGGCGTAGCCGCTGGTTCGCCCAGGTCGGTTGGCGGCATGTGGTTGCCGTGCTCGCGGTGCTGTTCAGTCTGTTCCCGATCGTTTTCGTGCTGTCCGCCGCGCTCAATCCGCTCGGCACGCTCTCCACGACGGACCTGGTACCGACCGGTGGGGTGTCGCTCGGCAACTTCGGTGGGCTGTTCGAGCGGACGGCTTTCGGGCGGTGGTTCCTCAATTCGCTGCTGATCGCCGGGGTGGCGTCGTTCGCGTCGGTGTTCCTCTCCGCGCTCGCCGCGTACGCCTTCTCCCGGATGCGGTTCCGCGGGCGCCGGGTGGGGCTGCTCTCGCTGCTGCTGATCCAGATGTTCCCGCAGTTCCTGGCGATCGTGGCGATCTATCTGATCTTCGGCGCGATCACCGATCTGTGGCCGTCGATCGGCTTCAACACGCCGTGGGGGCTGTTGCTGCTCTACCTGGGTGGCGCGCTCGGGGTGAACACCTGGCTGATGAAGGGTTTCTTCGACACCCTGCCTCGGGAGTTGGACGAGTCGGCGACCGTCGACGGCGCGTCGCACGCCCAGGTCTTCTTCCGGATCATGCTGCCGCTGGTGGCGCCGATCCTGGCGGTGGCCGGGCTGCTGGCCTTCATCGGCACCATCAACGAGTTCCTGATGGCCAACGTCTTCCTCACCAGCACCGACTCGAAGACCCTGGCGGTGGGGATGTACGGGCTGTTGCAGAGCAACGAGCGCGACAGCAACTTCGGCATCTTCGCGGCGGGCACCCTGCTCACGGCGATCCCCACCGTGCTGGTCTTCCAACTCCTGCAGCGCTACATCGTCTCCGGGCTGACCACGGGAGCGGTCAAGGGGTGA
- a CDS encoding BMP family lipoprotein has product MRIASIFAVGGLALTAAACGEAPKDDNNAGSGAKKFSACMVTDVGGIDDKSFNTSAWKGLQEAKAANDNIDIKFVASKAEADYEPNLTQYVNQKCDFILAVGGLMGNATKKIAAANPKQEFGIVDSNSELDNIYPMQFDTAQAAFQAGYLAAGMSKSGKVGTYGGLPIPPVTIFMDGFVDGVAYYNTTKGKNVQALGWNKQTQKGSFTNDFAKQDEGKKVSDALVAQGADIIMPVAGGSGLGTTAAAKASGGKYSTIWVDVDGCESTPDCSAIITTVVKNIPDAVKEAVLKAAAGDKLPAKPGFVGTLANNGVSIAPYHDFDSKVPAELKAEIDKIKADIAAGTITVTSKAQPTK; this is encoded by the coding sequence ATGCGGATCGCCTCGATCTTCGCGGTGGGTGGGCTCGCGCTCACCGCCGCCGCTTGTGGCGAGGCCCCCAAGGATGACAACAACGCCGGCAGTGGCGCCAAGAAGTTCAGCGCCTGCATGGTGACCGACGTCGGCGGCATCGACGACAAGTCGTTCAACACCTCGGCCTGGAAGGGTCTGCAGGAGGCCAAGGCCGCCAACGACAACATCGACATCAAGTTCGTCGCGTCGAAGGCCGAGGCCGACTACGAGCCGAACCTGACGCAGTACGTCAACCAGAAGTGCGACTTCATCCTGGCGGTCGGTGGCCTCATGGGCAACGCCACGAAGAAGATCGCGGCGGCGAACCCGAAGCAGGAGTTCGGCATCGTCGACTCCAACTCCGAGTTGGACAACATCTACCCGATGCAGTTCGACACCGCCCAGGCCGCGTTCCAGGCCGGCTACCTCGCCGCCGGGATGAGCAAGAGCGGCAAGGTGGGCACCTACGGTGGTCTGCCGATCCCGCCGGTGACCATCTTCATGGACGGCTTCGTCGACGGCGTGGCGTACTACAACACCACCAAGGGCAAGAACGTCCAGGCGCTCGGCTGGAACAAGCAGACCCAGAAGGGCTCCTTCACCAACGACTTCGCCAAGCAGGACGAGGGCAAGAAGGTCTCCGACGCGCTGGTCGCCCAGGGCGCGGACATCATCATGCCGGTTGCCGGCGGCTCCGGCCTCGGCACCACCGCCGCGGCCAAGGCGTCGGGTGGCAAGTACAGCACCATCTGGGTGGACGTCGACGGCTGCGAGAGCACGCCGGACTGCTCCGCGATCATCACCACCGTGGTCAAGAACATCCCGGACGCCGTCAAGGAGGCCGTCCTCAAGGCCGCCGCGGGCGACAAGCTGCCGGCCAAGCCGGGCTTCGTCGGCACCCTGGCCAACAACGGTGTCTCGATCGCCCCGTACCACGACTTCGACAGCAAGGTTCCGGCCGAGCTGAAGGCCGAGATCGACAAGATCAAGGCGGACATCGCTGCGGGCACGATCACCGTCACCTCGAAGGCCCAGCCGACCAAGTGA
- a CDS encoding ABC transporter ATP-binding protein: MDLTVEPGEIHALLGENGAGKSTLMNVLYGLYQPDEGEILVDGKPLKLKGPSDAIGAGIGMVHQHFMLVPVFTVAENIMLGAEQVKGGIAGFLDRRRARREVTEVSERYNLRVDPDAVIEDLPVGIQQRVEIVKALTRDVDLLILDEPTAVLTPQETEELLTVMRSLKAAGKSIVFITHKLGEVKAIADRITVIRRGKTVGTASPEASRDELAALMVGRNVRLTVDKSPATPGDPVLEVAGLVVDDDRQIRAVDGLDLTVRAGEVLGVAGVQGNGQTELIEAIMGLRPVLAGTVNLVGDRIDGWTTKKVLRAGVGYVPEDRSVDGLVKEFSVAENLVLDIYDRPPFGAGLALKPDAIATSAKERIEQFDVRTSSADAAVGTLSGGNQQKVIVARELSRPLKLFIAAQPTRGVDVGSIEFIHSQIIHERDIGTAVMVVSSELDEVIGLADRIAVMYRGRIIGIVGPDTPREEIGLLMAGISPDTAHERSTDAVPADGTATDGSPASDAGSANEDEA, encoded by the coding sequence ATCGACCTGACGGTGGAGCCTGGAGAGATTCACGCCCTGCTCGGCGAGAACGGCGCGGGCAAGTCGACCCTGATGAACGTGCTCTACGGGCTCTACCAGCCCGACGAGGGCGAGATCCTGGTCGACGGCAAGCCGTTGAAGCTGAAGGGCCCGTCCGACGCGATCGGCGCCGGGATCGGCATGGTGCACCAGCACTTCATGCTGGTGCCGGTCTTCACCGTCGCCGAGAACATCATGCTCGGCGCCGAGCAGGTCAAGGGCGGCATCGCCGGCTTCCTGGACCGGCGCCGCGCCCGGCGCGAGGTCACCGAGGTGTCCGAGCGCTACAACCTGCGGGTGGACCCCGACGCGGTGATCGAGGACCTGCCGGTCGGCATCCAGCAGCGCGTCGAGATCGTCAAGGCGCTCACCCGCGACGTCGACCTGCTCATCCTGGACGAGCCGACCGCCGTGCTCACCCCGCAGGAGACCGAAGAGCTGCTGACGGTCATGCGGTCGCTCAAGGCGGCCGGCAAGTCGATCGTCTTCATCACCCACAAACTTGGCGAGGTCAAGGCCATCGCCGACCGGATCACGGTGATCCGACGCGGAAAGACCGTCGGCACCGCCTCGCCGGAGGCCAGCCGGGACGAGTTGGCCGCACTGATGGTCGGGCGCAACGTCCGGCTCACGGTGGACAAGTCCCCGGCCACGCCGGGCGACCCGGTGCTGGAGGTGGCCGGGCTCGTCGTCGACGACGACCGGCAGATCCGCGCGGTCGACGGGCTCGACCTGACCGTACGCGCCGGTGAGGTGCTCGGCGTGGCGGGCGTGCAGGGCAACGGTCAGACCGAGCTGATCGAGGCGATCATGGGTCTGCGCCCGGTGCTCGCCGGCACGGTCAACCTGGTCGGTGATCGGATCGACGGCTGGACGACCAAGAAGGTGCTCCGCGCGGGCGTCGGCTACGTGCCCGAGGACCGCAGCGTGGACGGCCTGGTCAAGGAGTTCAGCGTCGCGGAGAACCTGGTGCTGGACATCTACGACCGCCCACCGTTCGGCGCCGGGCTCGCGCTCAAGCCGGACGCGATCGCGACCTCGGCGAAGGAGCGGATCGAGCAGTTCGACGTCCGCACCTCATCGGCCGACGCGGCGGTGGGCACCCTCTCCGGCGGCAACCAGCAGAAGGTGATCGTGGCCCGGGAGTTGTCCCGGCCACTGAAGCTCTTCATCGCCGCCCAGCCGACCCGCGGTGTCGACGTCGGGTCGATCGAGTTCATCCACAGCCAGATCATCCACGAACGGGACATCGGCACCGCCGTCATGGTGGTCTCCAGCGAACTCGACGAGGTGATCGGGTTGGCCGACCGGATCGCGGTGATGTACCGCGGTCGGATCATCGGCATCGTCGGCCCGGACACCCCGCGGGAGGAGATCGGCCTGCTGATGGCCGGCATCAGCCCGGACACGGCCCACGAGCGCAGCACGGACGCCGTGCCGGCGGATGGCACGGCCACCGACGGGAGCCCGGCGAGCGACGCGGGCTCCGCGAACGAGGACGAGGCATGA
- a CDS encoding ABC transporter permease, which yields MTKDPTPQSGSPDKEPASEAQAAQNALGNTERAELATEPNAPGPKPGPKPGPKPGPEPEQEPRPSLGRLFIDNLWAANTFTVTLLSLVLAIVVGAVLMIISDPAVLSTYSYITSRPSDAINSSWTLVSEAYANLFKGSVFDPEAFAGWLDGTNSWQAVLAPISETLTYAAPLVFTGLSVALAFRGGLFNIGAQGQATIGVIMAALAGFLLPLPPGLHLLVAVLAGALGGAIWGFIPGILKARAGAHEVINTIMLNYVATYFLTWLIVQNGVQDPNRTDAISKAVGSSAQLPRLLGDNLRVHAGILLAVLATWAVAWLLNRSTLGFELRAVGANPDAARTAGISVTRTYILIMVFAGILAGLGGSNMVLGSTASALTPLVVAQIGFDGILVALLGRVKPWGVLLAALLFGALQAGGNRMQSYSGISLELVTVLQALIVIFIAAPALVKAIFQLRAARAARLQTSLAKGW from the coding sequence ATGACCAAGGATCCCACCCCGCAGTCCGGTTCTCCGGACAAGGAGCCCGCGAGCGAGGCGCAGGCCGCGCAGAACGCGCTCGGCAACACCGAACGGGCCGAGTTGGCAACCGAGCCGAACGCTCCGGGGCCAAAGCCGGGGCCAAAGCCGGGGCCAAAGCCGGGGCCAGAGCCGGAGCAGGAGCCGCGGCCCAGCCTGGGCCGGTTGTTCATCGACAACCTCTGGGCGGCCAACACCTTCACGGTGACTCTGCTGTCGCTGGTGCTGGCGATCGTGGTCGGCGCGGTGCTGATGATCATTTCTGATCCGGCCGTGCTCTCCACCTACTCGTACATCACCTCCCGCCCGTCCGACGCGATCAACTCCAGCTGGACGTTGGTCAGCGAGGCGTACGCGAACCTGTTCAAGGGCTCGGTCTTCGACCCGGAGGCGTTCGCCGGCTGGTTGGACGGCACCAACAGCTGGCAGGCGGTGCTCGCGCCGATCTCCGAGACGCTCACCTACGCCGCGCCGCTGGTCTTCACCGGCCTGTCGGTGGCGCTGGCCTTCCGTGGCGGCCTGTTCAACATCGGCGCCCAGGGCCAGGCCACCATCGGCGTGATCATGGCGGCGCTGGCCGGTTTCCTGCTGCCCCTGCCGCCCGGACTGCACCTGCTGGTGGCGGTGCTGGCCGGTGCCCTGGGCGGGGCGATCTGGGGTTTCATCCCCGGCATCCTCAAGGCTCGTGCCGGCGCGCACGAGGTGATCAACACGATCATGCTCAACTACGTCGCCACGTACTTCCTCACCTGGCTGATCGTGCAGAACGGCGTGCAGGACCCGAACCGCACCGACGCGATCAGCAAGGCGGTGGGCAGCTCCGCCCAACTGCCCCGCCTGCTCGGTGACAACCTGCGGGTGCACGCCGGCATCCTGCTCGCCGTGCTGGCGACCTGGGCGGTCGCCTGGCTGCTGAACCGCTCGACGCTCGGCTTCGAGCTGCGGGCGGTCGGTGCCAACCCGGACGCCGCCCGCACCGCCGGCATCAGCGTCACCCGGACGTACATCCTGATCATGGTCTTCGCCGGCATCCTGGCGGGCCTCGGCGGCTCGAACATGGTGCTCGGCTCGACCGCCAGCGCGTTGACCCCGTTGGTGGTCGCGCAGATCGGCTTCGACGGCATCCTGGTGGCGTTGCTGGGGCGGGTGAAGCCCTGGGGGGTGCTGCTGGCGGCGCTGCTGTTCGGGGCGCTGCAGGCCGGTGGCAACCGGATGCAGTCGTACTCCGGGATCTCGCTGGAGCTGGTGACCGTGCTCCAGGCGCTGATCGTCATCTTCATCGCCGCGCCGGCCCTGGTGAAGGCGATCTTCCAGCTCCGGGCCGCACGCGCCGCCCGGTTGCAGACGAGCCTGGCGAAGGGCTGGTAG